In Planctomycetota bacterium, the genomic stretch TCGGCCTCTGTTGCGATGGGGAAATCGGCCGCCGCCGCGAACGTCTTCCAGAAGGACGTCGCCGGGTACGGCCCGGACAAGGCCTTCGACGGAAACCCGGAGACGCGCTGGGCCACCGACGGGGGGACGCACGCGGCCTGGTTGGAAGTGGACCTCGGGGCGCCGGTCACCGTCAACCGGGCGATGATCCGCGAGGCCTTCGCGGGGCGCGCAAAGGAGTTCGAACTCCAGGCCAAGCGCGACGGCCAGTGGCAGACGTTCGCGCGCGGCACCGAAATCGGGGAGGATCGCCTCCTTACGTTCGGGCCGATCACCGCTCAGGTCATCCGCCTGAACATTCTCAACGCCACGGAAGGGCCGACGATCTCGGAATTTCAACTATTCGCGGCGAAGAAGTAAGTCCGCTTCGGACGCGGCCGCGGTGTCCGGCGCGGGTGTGGTGACCTTATCCCACAGCCGACTTGATCGCCAGGCACTGAGCGAGAAGGGCTTCGAGGTCCTTGAGGCGCAGGGAGTTGGGCCCATCGGACTTGGCCTTGTCGGGGTTGGGATGGACTTCGAGGAAGAGGCCGTCGGCGCCGGCCGCGACGGCTGCTTTCGCGAGGAGTGCGGCCGCCTCCCGGCTGCCGCCGGTCGCGGTTCCCAGGCCGCCAGGCGTCTGGGCGCTATGAGTCGCGTCGAAGACGACGGGGTGGCCGAGCGCCTGAAGCGTCGGCAGGCCCGTCATGTCGGCCACGAGGCGGTTGTAGCCGAAACTCGTTCCGCGTTCCGTGACGAGGATCTGGCGCGCGCCCGCCTGTTCGGCCTTTTCGACGACAGGTTTCATGTCCCACGGGGCGAGGAACTGGCCCTTCTTCAGGTTCACCGCCTTGCCGTTCCGGGCGGCCGACTCGACGAGGTCCGTCTGCCGGCAGAGGAACGCGGGGACCTGGAGACAGTCGACCACGCGGCCGGCGATCTCGGCCTCCTGCGGGCTGTGGACGTCGGTCAGGACCGGCACCTGGAATTCCTTGCGGACCGAGTCGAGGATGGCCAGGCCCTCGTCGATGCCCGGCCCGCGGAACGACGAGCCGCTCGTCCGGTTCGCCTTGTCGTACGAGGCCTTAAAGACGAGGGGCACCTTGAGCCGGTCGGCCACGGCCTTGGCGTGCTCGGCGATGCGCCGGCAGAGGTCTAGAGATTCGATGACGCAGGGGCCGGCCACCAGGAAGAGCCGATCGCTCGCCAGCACGAGGTTGCCGACCTTCGCCTCTCGCGTTGCCATCGCCTTCTCCTTCGCGCACTCGAGATCCGGAATTTCAAATCTCGGATTTGAAATCCCGTATCATTCCCGCTTTTCCCTTTGCCGAACCAGCAACCGCACAGCCCGCGGCCGCACGGTGTACACGACCGGCGTCGTGGCGATCGCGTCGCCGTCCACCTGGACCGGCACTTCGCCCCTCGCGCACGTCACCTCAATCCGCCGGCCCTGCTGGTACGCGATCTGGCGGTCGCGGATGTGGGTCCCCAGTTTCGTCTGCATGAAGTACCAGAGGAGCGACCACCGCGAGCGGGTGCGGTAGCAGACGACGTCCAGCAGGCCGTCGTCCGCCACGGCGTCCGGCGCGACGCGCAGGCGGTTGGCGTACATGGGGGTGTTGGCGACCATGACGAGCCCCGCATCCTCGGCGATCACCCGGCCGTCCACCTTCACAACAAGGGGCGGGAAATCGTAATCCAGCCACAGCCGCGCCACCGGTGCGTAATACGCCCCGCGGTCGATGGGACCCCGCCGGCGCGAGTGTACAAGATGCGTCACCGCCGCGTCGAACCCGATGCCGGAAAACATGACGAACGGGTGGTCGTTGGCCAAGCCGACGTCCAGCGCGACGGGCCGGCCGTTCTGGATGAGGCCCAGGATCTCGCGCAGCGTGCCGGTCAGGCGGAAGGTCCTGGCAAAGACGTTCTCCGTCCCGCCTGGGACGACGCAGGCCGCCACCTGCCGGCCCACGAGGCCCGCCAGGACCTCCCGGTGCGTTCCGTCGCCGCCGATGCTGACGATGCAGTGCGCGTCGTCGGGCGTCGAGGTTGCGAGGCGGCGGGCGTCGCCCGGCCCCTCGGTCTGGCAAACCTCCAGGGAGAAATGGCGATGGCGCAGATGAAGCGCCAGGTGCTCGAGCAGCCGGCGGTCCTGACCGCGGCCCGAAATCGGGTTCACGATGATCCGCACGAGGCCCTGTGTCATCGGCCGAAGATCCTCCCCGGTCCCTTCGGCCTGGATTATAGGCATTCCCGGACCTCGCAACCACACCAAACCCCGTTCCCTTGCCGCCCCCAAAGCGATATGATGGAGGATGCCCTGGTCAAGGAAAGGAGTCGCACATGAAGGCCAAACGATGCTGTAGCCTCTTAGCGGCCGTGGGGATCCTGGTCGCCGCCGGAATCGCCTGGGCCGCCGACGAGCAGAAGTCGGTCTCCGCCCGCGTCGAAGTCCGTACCGAATCGGAGAGGGGCGGCCCGCCTCGCGTCCGCATGTGGGTGAACGGCCGGGAAGTCGAGCCGGGCGGCCCGCCCGTCGAAGCGGCGGAACCCAGCGAGTCCGGCCGGGCGTTTCTCGGCGTCGGCGTCCGCGACCTGACGGGCGAAGCGAGAAAGGAAAGCGGCGTCGAGGCGGGCGCTCGGGTGACGGAGGTCATCGAGGACAGCCCCGCGGCGGAAGTCGGCCTCGAGCCCGGCGACGTCATCACCGCCGTCGGCAACCAGAAAATCAACTCGGGGGCGGACCTGGTGGAGACCGTCCGCCGACTCAACGCCGGCGACCGCGTCCGCATCGAGTATTACCGGGAAGGCGCCCGCCGTCAGGCCGACGTCCGCCTGGCCGAGCACCCGGAACCCGTCCGCGGGGAACCGCCCGCACGCCGTGGACCTCCCGCCGAGAGGCCGTCCGGGCCCGGCGGCGCCGGGCCGCACGCCTTCCTCGGCATCCTGGTTGTTCCCCTCTCCGACGACATGCGCCAGATTGCCGGCACCGACCAGGGCGTTCTCATCGACAGCCTGACCGACGCAAGCCCCGCCTCCAAGGCAGGCCTGCTTCCCGGCGACGTCATCACGAGGATCGACGGCCGGCCGGTCACGACGCCCGACGAACTCGTCGAACGTCTCCGAGCCCACAAGCCCGGCGACGAGATCGGGGTGACCTATTACCGCATGGGCAATCGTCACGAGACGCACGTCGCCCTGGGCGAGGCGCCGGCCCGTGAATATTCCCCGCACGAAGGCGGTCCGCTCCTCGGGTTGCCGGAAGGGTTGCTCAAGGGACTCCCCCGGCTGCGTGAGTATCTCGAGGGCGTGAGGCCGGAAGTCGAGCAATGGATGAAAAAGTGGCGTGAGCCCCGCGAAGAATCGCCGGAGGAGCGTGAGCCCCCGCGGCTCAGGCCTCTAGCGCCGCCGGTGATGCCCGGCGACCCGTACGGCATCGGGAAGGACATCGGCCGGCTCCTCGAACGAATGGACCGCATCGAGCGTCGCCTGGACGAAATCGAACGGTCGCTCGACGAGAAATTTGAGGCGATCGAACGCGAGATCGACCGCATCCACGAGGAAAACAACGGGCGCCTCGAGCGGCTCGAGCGGCGGACGGAGCGACTCGAACGCTGAACGAGGCCGACAAACGGACAATTGGTTGGGCGGGCGAGCGGCGGGGCCGTACAATGGCCTCGGTGTGCCGGCGTGCGGTGACTCTGCCGCGGCGCCGGCCCCGGCAGGCAGGAGACCGGTGATGAGGCAGGCGGCAGTTGCGATGGCGGCGCTTCTGGCGATGGGCATGGTCTGGCCCCTGGTGGCGGCGGTCGGCGTCGGCGTGGCCGCCGATTCCGCGCGAGTGCGCGAATCGGCGGAATCCCCACTCGCACCGCCCGCGCCGATGCCTGAGGTCAAGATTCCCTCCATGCCCCCTGCGAA encodes the following:
- the kdsA gene encoding 3-deoxy-8-phosphooctulonate synthase — encoded protein: MATREAKVGNLVLASDRLFLVAGPCVIESLDLCRRIAEHAKAVADRLKVPLVFKASYDKANRTSGSSFRGPGIDEGLAILDSVRKEFQVPVLTDVHSPQEAEIAGRVVDCLQVPAFLCRQTDLVESAARNGKAVNLKKGQFLAPWDMKPVVEKAEQAGARQILVTERGTSFGYNRLVADMTGLPTLQALGHPVVFDATHSAQTPGGLGTATGGSREAAALLAKAAVAAGADGLFLEVHPNPDKAKSDGPNSLRLKDLEALLAQCLAIKSAVG
- a CDS encoding diacylglycerol kinase family lipid kinase produces the protein MTQGLVRIIVNPISGRGQDRRLLEHLALHLRHRHFSLEVCQTEGPGDARRLATSTPDDAHCIVSIGGDGTHREVLAGLVGRQVAACVVPGGTENVFARTFRLTGTLREILGLIQNGRPVALDVGLANDHPFVMFSGIGFDAAVTHLVHSRRRGPIDRGAYYAPVARLWLDYDFPPLVVKVDGRVIAEDAGLVMVANTPMYANRLRVAPDAVADDGLLDVVCYRTRSRWSLLWYFMQTKLGTHIRDRQIAYQQGRRIEVTCARGEVPVQVDGDAIATTPVVYTVRPRAVRLLVRQREKRE
- a CDS encoding PDZ domain-containing protein; translation: MKAKRCCSLLAAVGILVAAGIAWAADEQKSVSARVEVRTESERGGPPRVRMWVNGREVEPGGPPVEAAEPSESGRAFLGVGVRDLTGEARKESGVEAGARVTEVIEDSPAAEVGLEPGDVITAVGNQKINSGADLVETVRRLNAGDRVRIEYYREGARRQADVRLAEHPEPVRGEPPARRGPPAERPSGPGGAGPHAFLGILVVPLSDDMRQIAGTDQGVLIDSLTDASPASKAGLLPGDVITRIDGRPVTTPDELVERLRAHKPGDEIGVTYYRMGNRHETHVALGEAPAREYSPHEGGPLLGLPEGLLKGLPRLREYLEGVRPEVEQWMKKWREPREESPEEREPPRLRPLAPPVMPGDPYGIGKDIGRLLERMDRIERRLDEIERSLDEKFEAIEREIDRIHEENNGRLERLERRTERLER